A stretch of the Pelodiscus sinensis isolate JC-2024 chromosome 8, ASM4963464v1, whole genome shotgun sequence genome encodes the following:
- the LOC142830433 gene encoding uncharacterized protein LOC142830433, with amino-acid sequence MAAPGGRQPPSPGAGEEAPRGRKRRAPSWTPRELETLLDLWEEEEGLHDLQSRRRNAELYTRLAWNLAQQGHPSRNCEQVLSKVKELRLGYVWATEGRGEGPDACPYFARLHSFLGEPAPQAPAVPVDTCQHPPINRPTEPEEGDDSGGVSGEEASFATQQAPSSSSSVAGEEPTAGPSTRPATPAAAAPPAAQARRPRLRHRDQLLRRHVTAVEGIQTSIAERVQGDQEWRQEGWAAFLEECREMRATMGTLTAHLIHAIHYGMAGPHAPAIPPGAQPMPPPIPAPLPAPAPAPAPAPAPAPAPAPDPDRAPTRAPTRGHLTVQAAPTRSAQHGQVRPQRGARRGHPSQ; translated from the exons atggcagctccaggtggtcgtcagccaccgtcacccggggcaggggaggaagcccccaggggccggaaacgtagggccccatcctggacccccagggagctggagaccctcctggacttgtgggaggaggaggagggtctccatgacctacAGTCCCGCCGCCGGAACGCCGAGCTGTACACCCGTCTGGCAtggaacctggcccagcaaggccaccccagccgcaactgcgagcaggtgctctccaaggtgaaggagctgcggctggggtacgtgtgggccacggaggggaggggagaaggacccgatgcctgcccctattttgcgAGGCTGCACTCTTTTctgggcgagccagccccgcaagccccagctgtccctgtagacacctgccagcacccccccatcaaccgtcccaccgagccggaggagggagacgACAGTGGTGGCGTgtcgggagaggaggccagctttgccacccagcaggccccctccagcagctcctctgtggccggggaggaacccactg cgggacccagcaccagacccgcgactccagcagcagcggcaccaccagctgcccaagcccggaggcccaggctccgacaccgggaccagctgcttcggcgtcacgtcaccgcggtggaggggatccagacctccattgcggagcgtgtgcagggggaccaggagtggcgtcaggagggatgggctgcgttcctggaggaatgccgcgagatgcgcgccacaatgggcaccctgacggcacatttaatacatgccatccactacggcatggccggaccgcatgcccccgccatccctcccggagcacagcccatgccccctcctatccctgctcctctcccagctcctgctcctgctcctgctcctgcccctgcccctgcccctgcccctgctcctgaccctgaccgtgctcctactcgtgctcctactcgtggccACCTCACCGTACAggctgccccgacgcggtctgcccagcatgggcaggtccgcccccagaggggcgctcgcaggggccacccgtcccagtaa
- the UROS gene encoding uroporphyrinogen-III synthase isoform X2, translating to MKVLLLKEPKDRDSGPDPYIQELGLYGFEATLIPVLSFEFVSLQSFFEKLSHPDCYGGLIFTSPRAVEAAKLCLGENSKNETWRNSFKEKWNTKSTYVVGKATASLVEEIGLIPQGEKCGNAEKLARYICAREAPNSSPLLFPCGSLKREVLPTILKEKDISLECLTVYQTAQHPSLQESLKNYFSEQFAAIGPTTAEAIEVEGIPVSCTAENPTPQDLAAGLKKALHL from the exons ATGAAGGTTCTGTTACTGAAGGAGCCCAAAGACAGAGACTCAGGACCAGATCCTTATATTCAA GAATTGGGATTATATGGATTTGAGGCAACCTTAATCCCTGTTTTGTCATTTGAATTTGTGTCTCTTCAAAGTTTCTTTGAGAAG CTTTCTCATCCAGATTGTTATGGGGGATTAATTTTTACCAGTCCAAGAGCAGTAGAAGCTGCCAAGTTATGTTTGGGAGAGAACAGTAAAAATGAAA CCTGGAGAAATTCTTTCAAAGAAAAATGGAACACAAAATCAACATATGTCGTAGGAAAAGCTACGGCTTCTCTAG TGGAAGAAATTGGCCTTATTCCACAAGGAGAAAAGTGTGGAAATGCTGAAAAACTAGCCAGATACATTTGTGCAA GGGAAGCACCTAATTCATCACCTCTTCTTTTTCCTTGTGGGTCTCTGAAAAGAGAAGTTCTTCCAACAATACTCAAAGAAAAAG ATATTTCCCTGGAATGCCTTACTGTTTATCAAACTGCTCAACATCCCAGTCTCCAAGAATCcttgaagaattatttctcagAACAG TTTGCTGCTATCGGTCCAACAACAGCAGAAGCAATAGAAGTTGAAGGAATCCCAGTGAGCTGCACTGCAGAGAACCCTACTCCCCAAGACCTCGCTGCTGGACTCAAAAAAGCCCTTCACCTATAG
- the UROS gene encoding uroporphyrinogen-III synthase isoform X1: MKVLLLKEPKDRDSGPDPYIQELGLYGFEATLIPVLSFEFVSLQSFFEKLSHPDCYGGLIFTSPRAVEAAKLCLGENSKNETWRNSFKEKWNTKSTYVVGKATASLVEEIGLIPQGEKCGNAEKLARYICAREAPNSSPLLFPCGSLKREVLPTILKEKDISLECLTVYQTAQHPSLQESLKNYFSEQGIPESITFFSPSGVRFCLQHIQKFSGDFINQIKFAAIGPTTAEAIEVEGIPVSCTAENPTPQDLAAGLKKALHL; this comes from the exons ATGAAGGTTCTGTTACTGAAGGAGCCCAAAGACAGAGACTCAGGACCAGATCCTTATATTCAA GAATTGGGATTATATGGATTTGAGGCAACCTTAATCCCTGTTTTGTCATTTGAATTTGTGTCTCTTCAAAGTTTCTTTGAGAAG CTTTCTCATCCAGATTGTTATGGGGGATTAATTTTTACCAGTCCAAGAGCAGTAGAAGCTGCCAAGTTATGTTTGGGAGAGAACAGTAAAAATGAAA CCTGGAGAAATTCTTTCAAAGAAAAATGGAACACAAAATCAACATATGTCGTAGGAAAAGCTACGGCTTCTCTAG TGGAAGAAATTGGCCTTATTCCACAAGGAGAAAAGTGTGGAAATGCTGAAAAACTAGCCAGATACATTTGTGCAA GGGAAGCACCTAATTCATCACCTCTTCTTTTTCCTTGTGGGTCTCTGAAAAGAGAAGTTCTTCCAACAATACTCAAAGAAAAAG ATATTTCCCTGGAATGCCTTACTGTTTATCAAACTGCTCAACATCCCAGTCTCCAAGAATCcttgaagaattatttctcagAACAG GGTATTCCAGAAAGCATCACATTTTTTAGTCCATCTGGTGTCAGATTTTGTCTTCAGCACATTCAGAAGTTTTCTGGTGATTTTATTAATCAAATTAAG TTTGCTGCTATCGGTCCAACAACAGCAGAAGCAATAGAAGTTGAAGGAATCCCAGTGAGCTGCACTGCAGAGAACCCTACTCCCCAAGACCTCGCTGCTGGACTCAAAAAAGCCCTTCACCTATAG